The DNA sequence TCATTAAGCCGTATAAGAGGAAAGAAATAAGATATTCCAGTTTATATAGTTACTCCATGGTTATTCTTCACCTCTGCCATTACAAAAGTACTGTGGGTACTTCCTATGGAGTCTACAGAACCTAATTTATTAAAAACAAAATCCTGATAATGTTTCATATCCCGAACCTGAACTTTAAGTAAAAAATCGAAATCTCCTGAAATATTATAACATTCTGCAACTTCTTCAATCTGTACAATTTCTTTTACAAACTGATTTCCAACAGAACGGTCATGAATTTTTAATTTCACCTGACAGAAAACAGTAAAACCCCGATTCAGCTTTTCAGCTTCCAAAACAGCTGCATAATGTTTGATATAACCTTCCTGCTCCAGTCTCTTAACTCTTTCAAAAACAGGTGAAGGTGAGAGATTCACTTCTTTGGCCAATTCTTTTACCGTCAGTTTAGCATTCTTTTGCAGGATCCTTAACAATTGAAGATCCTTGTCATCAAGTCTTTCCACAGGATAATATTCTTTTTAACGTTGATATTTTCAAAATTACAGAATAAATATCTTTTAATATCAATTAAAATAAAATATTATGCTTAATATTTAAAATAAATCCAATTAAATCACTTTATTCAATACCTTTACACCCTATTTTGTTCTTTAACATACTTCATCAAACGGAAAAGGTTTTACTTAAGGTAGATTAATAGGGAATCGTGTGAGAATCACGAGCTGTCGCGCAACTGTAAGTAACATACCAAAGGTTTTTGTCCTTGAAGATCCACTGCCACAAGCGGGAAGGATGACAAAAACTGTTACAAGTCAGGAGACCTGCCTGTTCCGAATTGACAATGCTTTCGCGGTCTGAAGCTTTTGGTCATACAGATGATACTTTTTTGAACGTATTGGGTGGTTTAAACTTGGAATGGATATGAGTTTAAACGCAAAGATTTATTGTATTGATTCCTTAGTTTTAAGGAGCAAAGAAATGCGACGATGTCGCTGATGAAGCTTATGGATAAAACGTACGCTTCTTCAAAATCAATTTTATTGATTTCATCTTTGCCTTCTTACATAAAGAGCAATTATAAATAAACTTTGCGTTAAAAATAAACTCAGAATATTATTTCCTGACCCAAAAATTACGTCCATATTGTATCTTCTTTATTGCTAAAAAACTCTTTCCCGGTCGCATTACGAAGCATTATAAGAACTTTTAAAACCAAAATTTAATTAAAAGTTTAAAAGAAATGCAAACACACATCCTAGGCTATCCGCGAATTGGTAGCAACAGAGAACTTAAAAAAGCCTGCGAACAATATTGGGCAGGAAAAACATCTTTACAGGAACTTTTGGAAGTAGGAAAAACCATCAGAAAGCAGAACTGGGCATTGCAGCAGGAAGCTGGAATCGATCTCATTCCATCCAATGATTTTTCTTTTTATGATCAGGTTCTGGATCTTACATTATCCGTTGGAGCGATACCTCCGCGTTATCAGGAAATAGCTGCGAAAGAAACCAGTACAGAGATTGATCTGTACTTCGCAATGGCAAGAGGACATCAGAAAGATGGCCTTGATATTACGGCTATGGAAATGACAAAATGGTTCGATACCAATTACCATTATATCGTTCCTGAGTTCCAGAAAAGCCAGCAGTTCAAATTGTTTTCCAATAAGATTGTCAATGAATTTATTGAGGCAAAAGAAGCCGGAATTGATACAAAACCTGTCATCATCGGATTGGTTACTTATTTACTATTAGGAAAGGAAAAAGAAGAAGGTTTTGACAAACTGGATTTGGTTCAGAATTTACTTCCTGTATATACAGAAATTCTAAAAGAATTAGAAAACAACGGAGCAGAATGGATACAGTTTGATGAACCGTTTTTAGCATTGGATCTGGATCAAAAAGCCAAAGAGGTTTATCAGGTTGTGTATGCTGAAATTGCAAGGCAGTTCCCTAATCTTAAGTTTATTGTGACCACTTATTTCGATGGGCTAAAAGATAACCTTTCATTGGCTACTACCCTTCCTATTGATGCTTTACACATCGACTTAGTACGTGCGCCGGAACAATTGGATGAGGTGATTAATGCAATTCCCGAAACATTAATCCTATCTCTTGGAGTGGTTGATGGAAGAAATATCTGGAAAAATGATTTCAGCCAGTCTTTGGTTTTTATTAAGAAAGCAATCGCTGCATTAGGTTCTGAAAGAGTTTTTATTGCTCCATCATGTTCTTTACTACATGCACCCTTCGACCTTGACCTGGAGAAAAATGAAAACATCTTATCTCCTGAGATCAAGCAATGGATGGCTTTTGCCAAGCAGAAAGTTTCTGAAGTTGTCTCATTGAAAAAATTAGCTTCAGAAAATCCGGATTATAACACCCTACAGGAATTGGCTGAAAACAAAAAAGCGATTGAAAACCGTAAAGTTTCCACGTTAATTCATAATAAAGATGTTAAGAACCGTGTTGAGATCACGACAGAGAGTGACGCCCAAAGAAACAGTCCATTCAATGTCAGAAAAGAGACACAGCAAAATGCATTAGTACTTCCATTATTCCCTACCACAACGATTGGATCTTTCCCACAAACGAAAGAAGTAAGAAGCTGGAGAGCCCAATTCAAAAAAGGAGACCTGACTGCTGAAGAATACGATCAATTACTTAAACAAGAAACCCAAAGAACCATTATCTGGCAGGAAGAAATCGGAATTGATGTGTTAGTTCACGGAGAATTTGAGCGTAACGATATGGTTGAATATTTTGGAGAACAACTGGCAGGATTCGCCTTTACTCAAAATGGTTGGGTTCAGAGCTACGGAAGTCGTTGTGTAAAACCACCGGTAATTTATGGAGATGTGCACAGACCTCATCCAATGACGGTATACTGGTCACAATATGCTCAGTCATTAACGCAAAAATGGGTTAAAGGAATGTTGACGGGTCCTGTAACCATTCTTCAATGGTCATTTGTACGTGATGATCAACCTCGTTCTACAACATGTAAGCAAATCGCTTTGGCCATCCGTGATGAGGTTAACGATCTTGAAAAAGCAGGAATCAGAATTATCCAGATCGACGAACCAGCTATCAGAGAAGGTCTTCCTTTACGTAAAGCAGAATGGCAGAACTACCTGCAATGGGCGGTGGAAGCTTTCAGAATCTCAGCAAGCGGCGTTGAAGATGCTACACAAATCCATACCCACATGTGTTATTCCGAATTTAATGATATTATCCACAATATCGCTGATATGGATGCCGATGTAATCACCATAGAATGCTCCAGAAGCCAAATGGAATTATTGAATGCTTTCGCAGACTTTAAATACCCTAATGAGATCGGCCCAGGAGTTTATGATATCCATTCTCCAAGAGTTCCATCAAAAGAGGAAATGGTCGCATTATTGAAAAAAGCACAAGCCGTAATTCCTGCTGAACAGCTTTGGGTAAATCCGGACTGTGGTTTAAAAACCCGTCATTGGGATGAAACTGAAAAAGCATTGATCGCTATGGTAGCAGCTTCGAAAGAGGTGGCTGCGGAGTATGCGACAGAGAAAGTTTAATAGAGCTGATTATTATTTTTTATTGAGGCAGGGGTGTGAACTCCTGCTTTTGTTTTGCAATTAGCATATGCTATGTTTTGGCTAAGCCAATATCATTTACTAAAGAATAAGTGGGCTAAAGCCCACTCCTATTGATATGTATAATTGCCATCTATATACTATTAGGAAAAACCAATAACTATACCCATAAACTTATAAATAATTTTAAATATAATTAATAATGAATAAGTTATGATTTTGTAAATTTAATTGCTTAATTTTGCACCCCGAAAAAAGGACCCAAAGTATGGAATCGTCAGTAGCGATTTCATATAATCTTAAAAATCAATAAATATCTACATATGAAAAGAGTTGGTGAGCACAGAAAGCTTCTTGGAGTTGATAAAACAGTGACTTTACAAGAGTTAAAAACAATTTACAGGAATACGATGAAAGATTCGCATCCTGATAAATTTATCAATGATGAAGCCGGAAAACTGGAAGCTGAAGAAAAAAGCAAATCCGTGATTGAAGCTTACCACTTTTTGGTAAGTATCAACCCGGAAACACAGGAAAAATATAAAGAAGAATATACAGAGACAACAACTAAATCTAATATTCACGATTTTTATTTTGAAAAGCAGGTGTTGAACATTCAGCATTTGAACGGAAAGATGTATGAATATCTTGGAGTACCAAGAAATACCTATATCAAAATGGTGAATGCTGATTCGCCAAGCCGTTTTGCAAGAAGACATATTTATGGAAATTTTATCTACAGAAAGGCTGGTGAGGCTATGGCAGATTAATTTTCTCATATAAAATAAAATGAAGGCTTTCAGTTTGTTCTGGAAGCCTTTTTTATTGACATTGCATATTCTATGTTTTGGCTAAAGCCAATTGATGTTGCATTTTTTATTAAGCGGGCTAAAGCCCGCTCCTATTGATGTTTTATGCTCTCGCAAATTTTGCGGATAACGCAGATTTTTATTTTGATTCTGAGAAAGTTTTCAAAATCCAACATGTCATTCCGTAGGAATCTGAACATAAAAATTACTAGAGCCTAAAGCGACAGAATAAAACAACATACTTTTGTTCATTATTCATCTCTTTATAATATTTTTAAAATAATATATTTAGATTCCTACGGAATGACAGAGAGGATGTTTATTTTTTAAGCATCATCGTAACATTCGTTAGCATTTACTATAAAACAAAAAAGCGCATCATCACTGATACGCTTTTTCGGTTAATTAAGGTTGTTATATTTAGTCTAAATGTTTCGGAGTGAATCCGTCTTCACTTAGTTCTCTGTGCTCATAATCCGCTTTCATTTCAGCTTCATAATCTGTTTTCTTATGTTGACCCATTCTACGTAGAATTGAATCAAATAAAGAGTATACTACCGGTACGATAATTAGGGTAAGGAATAGAGATGATGTCAAACCACCGATAACTACCCATGCAAGACCTTTATTAAATTCAGCTCCTGCTCCACTTGCCAAGGCAATTGGTAACATACCGAAGATCATCGCAATCGTTGTCATTAGGATCGGACGAAGACGAGCGTGGTTAGCCTGAACCAATGCGTCATGTGTATTTGATCCCGCTGCTTTTCTTGCATTCGTAAAGTCGACGATCAGGATCGCGTTCTTGGCAACAAGACCAATCAACATGATCATCCCTAACATCGTAAAGATGTTCAATGAATTAGCTGTAAGGGCAAGAATAACCATAACCCCGATCATTGCTAATGGAATTGAGAACAATACCACAAACGGATATACAAAACTGTCATATAATGAAACCATCACTAGGTATACCAATACAATAGCTGCTAATAAAGCGATCCCTAATGTACCGAAACCTTCCTGCTGGTTTTCCATATCCCCACTCCAGATGTAATCTACTCCTGCAGGTTTATCTTTACCATCCATGAACTTAGCAGCCCATTCATTAGCAACGTCACCCACCGGTCTACCAACAACTTTTGATCTTACTTTTACAGAAGGAGATTTATCTCTACGTTCCAATAAGCTCGGTCCTGAGCCCATTTTTACTTCTGCAAACTGACTCAAACGAACCTGTTCTCCTTTAGGATTTGTAAACATCAGGTTTTTAACATCATCGATAGATTGTCTGTTGGCATCTCCAAAACGGATATTGATATCATATTCATATTCTCCAGCTCTGAATTTTCCGTCTGTATTTCCGTTAAATGCGGTTTGCATCGTTTGTCCTACACTTTGAAGATTCAAGCCTAAAGAAGACATTTTATCCCTGTCGATATTTACCTGAACTTCAGGGTTACCAGTATCTGTAGATAATTCAGCATCC is a window from the Chryseobacterium sp. T16E-39 genome containing:
- a CDS encoding KTSC domain-containing protein, with amino-acid sequence MKRVGEHRKLLGVDKTVTLQELKTIYRNTMKDSHPDKFINDEAGKLEAEEKSKSVIEAYHFLVSINPETQEKYKEEYTETTTKSNIHDFYFEKQVLNIQHLNGKMYEYLGVPRNTYIKMVNADSPSRFARRHIYGNFIYRKAGEAMAD
- a CDS encoding Lrp/AsnC family transcriptional regulator, which translates into the protein MERLDDKDLQLLRILQKNAKLTVKELAKEVNLSPSPVFERVKRLEQEGYIKHYAAVLEAEKLNRGFTVFCQVKLKIHDRSVGNQFVKEIVQIEEVAECYNISGDFDFLLKVQVRDMKHYQDFVFNKLGSVDSIGSTHSTFVMAEVKNNHGVTI
- the metE gene encoding 5-methyltetrahydropteroyltriglutamate--homocysteine S-methyltransferase; protein product: MQTHILGYPRIGSNRELKKACEQYWAGKTSLQELLEVGKTIRKQNWALQQEAGIDLIPSNDFSFYDQVLDLTLSVGAIPPRYQEIAAKETSTEIDLYFAMARGHQKDGLDITAMEMTKWFDTNYHYIVPEFQKSQQFKLFSNKIVNEFIEAKEAGIDTKPVIIGLVTYLLLGKEKEEGFDKLDLVQNLLPVYTEILKELENNGAEWIQFDEPFLALDLDQKAKEVYQVVYAEIARQFPNLKFIVTTYFDGLKDNLSLATTLPIDALHIDLVRAPEQLDEVINAIPETLILSLGVVDGRNIWKNDFSQSLVFIKKAIAALGSERVFIAPSCSLLHAPFDLDLEKNENILSPEIKQWMAFAKQKVSEVVSLKKLASENPDYNTLQELAENKKAIENRKVSTLIHNKDVKNRVEITTESDAQRNSPFNVRKETQQNALVLPLFPTTTIGSFPQTKEVRSWRAQFKKGDLTAEEYDQLLKQETQRTIIWQEEIGIDVLVHGEFERNDMVEYFGEQLAGFAFTQNGWVQSYGSRCVKPPVIYGDVHRPHPMTVYWSQYAQSLTQKWVKGMLTGPVTILQWSFVRDDQPRSTTCKQIALAIRDEVNDLEKAGIRIIQIDEPAIREGLPLRKAEWQNYLQWAVEAFRISASGVEDATQIHTHMCYSEFNDIIHNIADMDADVITIECSRSQMELLNAFADFKYPNEIGPGVYDIHSPRVPSKEEMVALLKKAQAVIPAEQLWVNPDCGLKTRHWDETEKALIAMVAASKEVAAEYATEKV